A genomic window from Lycium barbarum isolate Lr01 chromosome 4, ASM1917538v2, whole genome shotgun sequence includes:
- the LOC132638069 gene encoding protein neprosin-like, whose translation MSGICTSNNKIPVDMAFNGVSRRGDKISWEFRMNIDRELVKGNWWLILGKSNIQVGFWPQNIFTSLRSFADNVEWGGVTYNPPGVPEPPMGSSFFPIGRTNYDAYCRRFIVVNEKGETIDVDKTTIYVDDPNLYRVRDYPQPDQHLVLYGDLERAEKSKLVT comes from the exons ATGTCTGGGATTTGTACAAGTAACAATAAAATACCTGTTGATATGGCGTTCAATGGGGTTTCACGCCGTGGAGATAAGATATCATGGGAGTTCAGAATGAACATAGATCGG GAACTAGTCAAAGGAAATTGGTGGCTTATACTTGGAAAAAGCAATATACAAGTTGGGTTTTGGCCTCAAAACATTTTCACTAGCTTGAGAAGCTTTGCTGATAACGTCGAGTGGGGAGGAGTCACGTACAACCCACCAGGTGTGCCTGAACCTCCAATGGGCTCAAGTTTTTTTCCCATAGGAAGAACCAATTATGATGCTTACTGTAGGAGATTTATCGTAGTAAATGAAAAAGGTGAGACAATAGATGTGGATAAGACGACTATATATGTTGACGATCCTAATTTGTATCGTGTAAGAGATTACCCACAACCTGACCAACACTTAGTACTTTATGGGGACCTGGAAAGAGCCGAAAAGTCTAAACTGGTTACTTAA
- the LOC132638070 gene encoding protein neprosin-like → MPSIKTIKSKSGDIYNCVNFYKQPAFDHSSLKNHNFHPEMKPTLVGSYQNSSTTTTNWSSRIWSNDDGYPFGIVPIKEITKEDLVRQKNTPPPEGVTYKSELTTVR, encoded by the exons ATGCCATCAATAAAAACAATTAAG AGTAAATCGGGAGATATATATAATTGTGTGAATTTCTACAAACAACCAGCATTTGATCATTCATCTCTAAAGAATCACAATTTCCATCCCGAG ATGAAACCTACTTTAGTCGGATCATATCAGAATTCAAGTACCACTACAACTAATTGGTCATCAAGGATATGGTCAAACGATGACGGTTATCCTTTTGGAATAGTTCCAATTAAAGAAATCACCAAAGAAGATCTTGTTAGACAAAAAAATACACCACCACCGGAAGGTGTCACGTATAAGTCTGAGTTGACTACTGTAAGATAA